From the genome of uncultured Pseudodesulfovibrio sp., one region includes:
- a CDS encoding CBS domain-containing protein, giving the protein MKKKSEKIKAPTVITAHANADFDALGAMVAASKLYPEAVLIFPGSQESSLRNFFIESTTYLFNFKAFKDIEPESVELLVVVDTRQRSRIPHVRPVLDNEGLRIHLYDHHPDSDEDLPAEKSVVREWGSTTTIIVHEIMGRGLTLNTEEATLLGIGIYEDTGSFGFNTTTPQDFEAAGWLKSQGMDIEVIADLLSHELSAEQVTYLGELFKNAKTYDIHGVDVVITEMSTDKFVPDFALLVHKLMDMEKIKVVFALGRMADRIHLVARSKSPDVNVGRICSSLGGGGHDAAASATVKDRTLAEVRDDLFALFYSQINPQIVVDSLMSRPPVVIEGDKSMADALELMSRYGLKDVPVVEKDSMRCIGIIGQQIADKAVSHHLGEVGLSEYMTRTFDTVKADTDLYRVMEIILSNRQRMLPVVENGELTGVITRTDLMNMLIEEPARIPDSLMPDHRRERNIASQVKNRLPQRMLELLKEAGDLGAEIGWEVYAVGGFVRDILLGRPNLDLDLVVEGDGIDFAKRFAAKLGGRVKAHSKFKTAVVILDDGQRVDVATARLEYYEYPAALPTVELSSIKMDLYRRDFTVNALALRINPGRYGQLVDFFGAERDIRNRTIRVLHSLSFVEDPTRILRAIRFERRFDFQIGGQTMRLIKNALTLKLFSKLSGTRVMHELQLIMNEEDPLACLLRMQELGIMEAIHPLLSIDRERVQILTELVKVHNWYKLLYLEPSATPWKLYILGLTAGIKRDQIGQVTSRLHFTQKEERDFFHLRDMIGEALMKLMGWKEGHSRLSRLYKILHPIPVEGILFLMARSRKEYIRRNISQYLARLQYVEIEVNGKDLQNIGIEPGPIYSLILDRLMTAKIDGQAETRHEQLNLAKKLNKELSAELEEESGE; this is encoded by the coding sequence ATGAAAAAGAAATCGGAAAAGATAAAAGCCCCGACCGTGATCACGGCCCACGCCAATGCCGACTTCGACGCTCTGGGGGCCATGGTTGCGGCCAGCAAGCTCTATCCCGAGGCGGTCCTCATTTTCCCGGGCAGCCAGGAATCCAGCCTGCGCAATTTCTTCATCGAAAGCACTACCTATCTTTTCAACTTCAAGGCTTTCAAGGATATCGAACCCGAGTCGGTGGAACTGCTGGTCGTTGTGGACACCCGCCAGCGCTCCCGGATTCCTCATGTCCGCCCCGTGCTGGATAACGAGGGGCTGCGAATCCATCTCTACGACCACCACCCTGACAGCGATGAAGACCTGCCAGCCGAAAAGAGCGTGGTCCGTGAGTGGGGTTCCACTACCACCATAATCGTACACGAGATCATGGGGCGCGGTCTGACCCTGAACACGGAAGAGGCCACCCTGCTCGGCATCGGCATCTATGAGGATACCGGCTCCTTCGGTTTCAACACCACAACGCCTCAGGACTTCGAGGCCGCCGGTTGGCTCAAGTCCCAGGGCATGGACATAGAGGTCATCGCCGATCTTCTGTCTCATGAACTGTCCGCCGAACAGGTCACCTATCTGGGAGAATTGTTCAAGAACGCCAAAACGTATGACATCCACGGCGTGGACGTGGTCATCACGGAGATGTCCACGGACAAGTTCGTGCCCGACTTCGCCCTGCTCGTTCACAAGCTTATGGATATGGAGAAGATCAAGGTGGTCTTCGCGTTGGGTCGCATGGCCGACCGCATCCATCTGGTGGCCCGGTCCAAGAGCCCGGACGTCAATGTCGGCCGTATCTGCTCATCCCTGGGAGGCGGTGGTCATGACGCAGCGGCCTCAGCCACGGTCAAGGACCGCACCCTGGCCGAGGTTCGAGACGATCTGTTCGCCCTGTTCTATTCCCAAATCAATCCGCAGATCGTGGTCGATTCCCTCATGTCCCGGCCACCTGTGGTCATAGAGGGCGACAAGTCCATGGCCGACGCTCTGGAGTTAATGAGCCGCTATGGCCTCAAGGATGTGCCTGTGGTGGAAAAGGACAGCATGCGATGTATCGGCATAATCGGCCAGCAAATCGCGGATAAAGCCGTTTCCCATCATCTTGGCGAAGTGGGCTTGAGCGAATACATGACCCGGACGTTCGATACGGTGAAGGCCGACACTGATCTCTACCGGGTCATGGAAATAATTTTGAGCAACCGCCAGCGGATGCTGCCTGTTGTGGAGAATGGCGAACTGACCGGCGTCATCACCCGGACGGACCTGATGAACATGCTCATCGAGGAGCCCGCCCGCATCCCGGATTCTCTCATGCCCGACCACCGCAGGGAGCGGAACATCGCTTCCCAGGTCAAGAACCGCCTTCCTCAGCGCATGCTCGAACTTCTTAAGGAAGCCGGCGACCTGGGGGCCGAGATCGGCTGGGAAGTCTATGCTGTCGGTGGCTTTGTGCGGGACATCCTGCTCGGGCGGCCCAACCTCGACCTTGATCTTGTGGTTGAAGGTGACGGCATCGATTTTGCCAAACGCTTCGCGGCCAAGCTCGGTGGGAGAGTCAAGGCGCATTCCAAGTTCAAGACTGCCGTTGTTATCCTGGATGACGGCCAGCGTGTGGACGTGGCCACTGCCCGACTCGAATATTACGAATACCCTGCCGCCCTGCCTACCGTAGAGCTATCTTCCATTAAAATGGACCTGTACCGCCGCGACTTTACGGTCAACGCCCTGGCTTTGCGCATAAATCCCGGCCGCTACGGACAATTGGTGGACTTTTTCGGTGCCGAGCGCGACATCCGTAATCGGACCATTCGGGTGCTCCACTCATTGAGTTTTGTTGAGGATCCCACCCGAATCCTTCGGGCTATCCGCTTTGAGCGCCGTTTCGATTTTCAGATCGGTGGCCAGACCATGCGGCTGATCAAGAACGCACTCACTCTGAAGCTCTTCAGCAAGCTTTCCGGGACCAGAGTCATGCATGAGCTGCAGCTGATCATGAACGAGGAAGATCCCTTGGCCTGTCTGTTGCGGATGCAGGAACTCGGAATCATGGAAGCCATTCATCCCCTGCTCTCCATTGATCGCGAACGTGTTCAGATCCTGACTGAGCTGGTCAAGGTCCACAATTGGTACAAGCTGCTTTATCTGGAACCGTCGGCGACCCCGTGGAAGCTCTACATCCTGGGATTGACCGCGGGCATCAAGCGGGACCAAATCGGGCAAGTGACGAGCCGTTTGCATTTTACGCAAAAGGAGGAGCGGGACTTCTTCCATCTGCGCGACATGATCGGCGAGGCATTGATGAAGCTGATGGGCTGGAAGGAAGGACATTCGCGGCTGAGCCGGTTATACAAGATCCTCCACCCCATTCCGGTCGAGGGTATCCTTTTCCTCATGGCCCGTAGCCGGAAGGAATATATTCGTCGTAATATTTCCCAATACCTCGCACGGTTGCAATATGTCGAAATCGAGGTGAACGGCAAGGACCTCCAGAATATAGGTATTGAACCGGGGCCCATTTACTCGCTCATTCTGGATCGGTTGATGACGGCGAAAATCGACGGCCAGGCGGAAACCCGCCACGAGCAATTGAATCTGGCGAAAAAATTGAATAAGGAATTGTCGGCGGAGCTTGAGGAAGAGAGCGGAGAGTAG
- a CDS encoding HIT domain-containing protein produces the protein MDVLWAPWRLDYILGPKPEECVFCIPEHTNEDEERCILARGEHCFVVMNKFPYNNGHLMVTPYRHVSHLTDLTLEESNDCMLWLRRCVQILEDAFHPHGINMGLNLGEAAGAGIAQHMHFQIVPRWNGDASFMAVFGETTVIPEHLHSTYSRLKPLFDAISA, from the coding sequence ATGGATGTTTTGTGGGCGCCTTGGCGCCTTGATTATATTCTCGGCCCCAAGCCCGAGGAATGCGTTTTTTGCATTCCCGAGCACACGAACGAGGACGAGGAGCGCTGCATCCTCGCTCGTGGAGAGCATTGTTTTGTGGTCATGAACAAATTCCCCTATAATAATGGGCATCTCATGGTCACTCCCTACCGTCACGTGAGCCACCTGACGGACCTGACTTTGGAAGAGTCCAACGACTGCATGTTGTGGTTGAGGCGATGCGTCCAGATTCTGGAAGATGCCTTCCACCCTCACGGGATCAACATGGGACTCAATCTGGGCGAGGCGGCCGGTGCCGGCATTGCCCAGCACATGCATTTTCAGATTGTGCCCCGTTGGAACGGGGACGCTTCGTTTATGGCCGTCTTCGGTGAGACCACGGTCATCCCCGAACACCTGCACTCAACCTACAGCCGCTTAAAGCCGCTGTTCGATGCGATCAGCGCTTAA
- a CDS encoding DUF1049 domain-containing protein translates to MRFIKVLFLLALFVFSIFFFSQNNDVLLQELTLILDIPYVATLHSIPLPFGFLILLAFVAGSLLTLIYFAVDKFRGASKLKECRTRMASLEQELNSLRNMPISEDSSYTSVTETKEEGSL, encoded by the coding sequence ATGCGTTTTATCAAGGTCCTGTTTCTGTTAGCACTTTTCGTCTTTTCCATCTTTTTCTTCAGCCAGAACAATGATGTTCTGTTGCAGGAATTGACGCTGATCCTCGATATTCCCTATGTGGCCACCCTCCACTCCATCCCGCTGCCCTTCGGCTTCCTGATCCTGCTCGCCTTTGTGGCCGGTTCGCTGCTGACCCTGATCTACTTCGCGGTGGACAAGTTCCGTGGCGCCTCCAAGCTCAAGGAGTGCCGCACCCGCATGGCCAGCCTGGAACAGGAACTGAACTCCCTGCGCAATATGCCCATCAGCGAGGATTCCTCCTACACTTCCGTCACCGAGACCAAGGAAGAAGGAAGCCTCTAG